Below is a window of Myxococcales bacterium DNA.
AGCGCGCCCAGAGCCAGAGCCATTCCCAACTTGAGCTGTGCGCGCATGTGTACCCTTCTCAGCCCAGGTCACCCCGACGTTGGGCGAGCGCACCGTAGCGCATCTGCCTGCCGGGCGCCGGCTTCATCCCGCCGCTTCGAACCGAGTCGAATTGATCGCGCTGGGCAGTCTTGGCCACGAGATTGGTCTTCGCCAGGCACACGGGGTCGTCCGCAGACGACCGCTTTCATGAGAGCAGGCGAATGCCGTAGGGAACGCACGCGATTGTCAAGAGGACCGACGCGGTCAAGTTGACGATCTCGACGCCATCAGGCGTCCCGATCAGGAGTACACCGATCAAGAACGGAATGCTCTGCCAGCGCGGCATGAGCTTGGTCTTGATCAGGGCGGCGGCCTGCATGCCGAACCCGACGGGCAACAGCACGATCGCTCATCGGCCGCGCCGCGGCGCGAAAGCCGAGACCGCCGTGGGGTTTGAGCCTCGATGGCATGGTGCTGCATCCGGCCCAAGCCTCCCGGTGAGCGCGGCCTCCTGCCTTCGAGGCCCAGCCGGGGCCGCGCTCATCCAAGGCGTCGATGAGCGTCGCGCACGCCGCCCGCGGCGTCCACGCCGTAGGGACACGCTGCGCTGCACGCGTTGCACGAGGTGCACTGCTCCGACCAGCGCGCTCTGTCCGGCAATTCGGCATAGTGCTTCCGCGCGCGCTCGGGCCAGCCATATTCGCGCTCGTACATCGCGAACTGGAGCACGTGCGGGATCGCCACTTCGCTGGGACACGCCGACGTGCAGTGCTCGCCACACCCGCGGCAGTACTCGGGCGACAACGCTCTGGCGTAGCCGTCGAGCAGCTCGCGGTCGGCGCTGCCGAGCGGATCCTGCACCGCGCCCACGGCCTGGTCCTGCGCGCTCGGATCGGTGCCGAGCTTCGAGTGCACCACCGACGCCACCTCCGGGTGATCGAGCACCCAGCGCAGGTTCGCCTGGTAGATGGAGAACTTGCTCTTCTCGTAGGCCCCCGGGATGCGTCCGCCTCCGGGCTGCGACTTCATCACCACGACGCCGATGTCCTTCTCCTTGGCACGGCTGAGGAGCGCGGGAATGCCGGCGCTCTCGTGGTCGAGCACGTTCATCTTCACGAGCAGCATGTCGAAGGCGCCCTTGTCGATGGCGTGCCGCAAGATCTTGCTGCGCTCGCCGTTGTGACTGGTGGCGCCAAAGAAGCGCACCTTGCCCGCCTTCTTCGCCTCTTCCATGGCGAGATAGAGCTCGGGGTTGTCCAGACGGTTGTAGCCGGTGTCGGGGATCTTGTGCCCGCCGCCGAGCCAGTGAAGCTGCATGATGTCGACGTAGTCCACCCCCAGTCGGCCCAAGCTCTTGTCGAGCGACGCGAGGATCTCGCCCTTCCTGGCGTCCACGCCTGCGTCCCACTTGGTGGCGATGATCAGCTTGTCGCGCAGGCCGGCGCTCGACTTGAGGGCGCGCCGGATGACCTTCTCGCTGTCGCCGTAGCAGACGGAGGTGTCGATGAAATTCATGCCCACGTCGACGGCGCGCACGATCGGTTCGGGTCCCGACAGCCCGCCCGCGCCGATCCCGACTACGCTGACCTGCAGGTTGGTCCGCCCAAGTCTGCGCCGCGCAACGACGGCCGCGCCGGGCTCGAGGTGCGGGGGGCGTTCATCGACGATCGGCACGCCTGCGATCGGTCGCCGGCGGTAGGCGTACACGCCACCGCCGACGACCAGCGCACCGGCGCCGCCCCCCGCGAGCGCCAGCTTCAGGAATCGTCGCCGTCCGACGGGCTTCGGGGTGTCGCTCATGCCGCTCAGCTTAGTGCACCCCGGGGACAGCGGTAGCGTGGCGCCGCGACCGCAGAAATCGCCGGGCGGTG
It encodes the following:
- a CDS encoding aldo/keto reductase — encoded protein: MSDTPKPVGRRRFLKLALAGGGAGALVVGGGVYAYRRRPIAGVPIVDERPPHLEPGAAVVARRRLGRTNLQVSVVGIGAGGLSGPEPIVRAVDVGMNFIDTSVCYGDSEKVIRRALKSSAGLRDKLIIATKWDAGVDARKGEILASLDKSLGRLGVDYVDIMQLHWLGGGHKIPDTGYNRLDNPELYLAMEEAKKAGKVRFFGATSHNGERSKILRHAIDKGAFDMLLVKMNVLDHESAGIPALLSRAKEKDIGVVVMKSQPGGGRIPGAYEKSKFSIYQANLRWVLDHPEVASVVHSKLGTDPSAQDQAVGAVQDPLGSADRELLDGYARALSPEYCRGCGEHCTSACPSEVAIPHVLQFAMYEREYGWPERARKHYAELPDRARWSEQCTSCNACSAACPYGVDAAGGVRDAHRRLG